Part of the Labilithrix sp. genome, GTGCTGTTCGTGCTCGCGTTTGCGCCGTTTGGTGCGGAGGTGGCGCCGTTCGCGCTCGCGTCGGTCGCGGGGCTGCCGTTTGCGTGTGCGGTCGTCGTGCTGCTCGTGTCGCCGTTCGTGCTCGTGCCGTCGGGGTCGAGTGTTGGCGGCGAGGCTGGATCGAGCGCCTCGGGCTGGCCGTCGTGATCGGTCGTCGTGCGTGGGGGCGTCGGTGCTCGAGGCGCGGGGGTAGGTGGCGGAGAGCTCGAGGCGTGGAGCGCGTCGGTGAGGGACGCCACCATCGGGGCGAGGCGGCCCGTGACGCCGGCCCAGGCGGTGGACGCGATGAGCGCGGCGGCGATGGGGACGAGCACCCACTGCGTGAGCTTGCGGCGGCGGACCTTCACGCGCGACGCGAAGAGCGCGCGCTGGAGCGTGAGGTCGGCGTCCGGGCTCTGGCCACCGTATTGCTCCTTCACCGCGCGGAAGGCGCTCGCGAGATCGACGTCGTCGCTCATTCCGCGCCTCCCTTCTCTCCGCCGAGGATCTCGCGGAGCTTTCGCTTCGCGTGGAAGACGCGCGTGCGCACCGTCGCCTCCGGCGCGCCGACGATGAGCGCGATCTCGCCGCTCGTCCGCTCCTCGATCTCCGCGAGGACGATCGCGACGCGCTGATCGAGCGGGAGCTCGTCGAGCGCCAGCATCAGCCGGCCCGCGAGCTCGCGGCGCTCCGCGTCGCGCTGCAAGTCCGGCGACGACGGCTCCGGCTCGCGGCCGAGGCGCGCGAGCGCTGCGCGACGGCGCATCGCGGAGCGCACGTGGTTCTTCGCGCGGTTGACCGCGATCGAGACGAGGAACGTGCGGAGCGAGGCGTCGCCGCGGAAGCGACCGATCGCGCTCGGGAGCGCGACGAACACGTCCTGCACGAGATCCTCCGCCGACTCGATGTCGCCGACGAGCCGCCGCGCGAACGCTCGCACCGCGACGTGATGCTGGCGGTACACCGTCGTGAGGGCGCTCGCCTCGCCGGCCCGAACGCGGGCGACGAGGGAAGGCTGGGCGTCGTCGACGTCCGCGATCTCCTCCTGCTCCACGCGCTCGGCCACGCCTTCCATACGGCATGGGTGAGTAACCGAAACACGCCCGTTCGTTCAGCGCTCCTCGTCGAATCGAGAACCATGTGTGTTCTCCATGGGTTAGCGACGTACCTCGAACTTGCAGACGTACTTGATCTCCGTCGCCACCGCCCGGCCGTCGCGGTCGAGCGGCGGGTCCCAGCGCGCGGAGCGCACGGTCCGCTCGCACGCGGGGCCGAACCCCACGTAGCTCTCCGCGAGACGATCGACGCGGCCGAGACGCCCATCGGCGAGCACCTGCACGCGCAACGTCGCGGTGCCGGCGACCCCCGCGCGCTTCGCGTCGACGGGGTAGTTCCGCTCGAGCTCCGCGTCGAGCG contains:
- a CDS encoding RNA polymerase sigma factor codes for the protein MEGVAERVEQEEIADVDDAQPSLVARVRAGEASALTTVYRQHHVAVRAFARRLVGDIESAEDLVQDVFVALPSAIGRFRGDASLRTFLVSIAVNRAKNHVRSAMRRRAALARLGREPEPSSPDLQRDAERRELAGRLMLALDELPLDQRVAIVLAEIEERTSGEIALIVGAPEATVRTRVFHAKRKLREILGGEKGGAE